One genomic segment of Cryptococcus neoformans var. neoformans JEC21 chromosome 8 sequence includes these proteins:
- a CDS encoding ubiquitin carboxyl-terminal hydrolase 5, putative, with the protein MQQPANDVQDIILDESPAPMEVDDIPNVHDYEAYAAKCMPDLGLEIEDFQYQTWRIEHWSQQPKRIVGPEFSCGGHKWRILLFPQGNANGQPNDMVSVYLDYANPKTAPEGWHACAQFCLAISNPWDPTIQTSSHAHHRFVAEECDWGFTRFVDLRKLYTADPANGKNRPTIENDEVEITAFVRVLKDPTGVLWHNFVNYDSKKETGHVGLKNQGATCYMNSLLQSLFCTNYFRKAVYQIPTEDDIPSESLALALQRVFYHLQTSNQPVGTTELTKSFGWKSLDSFMQHDVQEFSRILQDKLEIKMKGTPAEGAIPKLFKGQMKNYIKCIDVDFESSVIEDFYDIQLTIKGLKDLRASFKEYVSVETLDGENKYQAEGHGLQAARKGVIFKSFPPVLHLQLRRFEYDVEKDALVKINDRHEFPFEIDLGEFLDESADRAQSHVYKLHGVLVHSGDLHGGHYFALIKPEKDGRWYKFDDDRVTPVTDKEVLEDNYGGDMLNGLVPPHQRTQARTLKKFTNAYMLVYIRETELDTVLAPFTESDTPPHLKARLDHEREQLEAKKREKDEQHLYLTAKVITDEIFSQHQGFDLASFEDKNIPATDLPTFRVLKNESYPTFKSRIASHFKIPERDFRLWVLVNRQNKTTRPDVPIHENDNTQTMENIRNSMAARASDLKLYLDYNPDHARFNELHAEGKEPPIMIFLKWFDCSRQTLLGQGKVFVDKYQKVSDLLGIIQERMGWPSSTPIKLYEEIKAGMIEGMKLKQSFIQNEIQDGDIICYQVELPEKEIADLEAQSLYSSVPQFYDFLQNRILVHFKPRYEDRAASVPEFDLMLSKKMTYDVMAHRVGEFLKHDPLKLRFTSAHNQNGAPKAIVKRSLNQSVADITQTSYYNQHAHICIYYELLDISIIELETKKSLKVVWTGRHNKEEATHSFLLPKTCTFNDVADNMLKLVKLEPNGSGKIRIFDVSPSGRSPREHTGSEMIGNLPESAELYAEEIPVEELQAGEGTKIVNVFHYSRDPSRTHGVPCKFVLHEGEPFSETKARLQERIGVPEKEFAKYKFSLVTSTVFKQPSIVEENDIIYDHKWAPDDALGLDHIDRRPNKANVEKGIVMR; encoded by the exons ATG CAGCAACCCGCAAATGATGTGCAGGACATTATTCTAGACGAAAGTCCGGCTCCAATGGAAGTCGATGACATCCCAAATGTTCATGACT ATGAAGCGTATGCCGCCAAGTGCATGCCAGATCTAGGCTTAGAAATTGAAGATTTCCAGTACCAAACATGGCGAATTGAGCACTGGAGTCAACAGCCGAAAAGAATAGTTGGACCAGAGTTCAGTTGTGGTGGGCACAAGTG GCGCATTTTGTTGTTTCCGCAAGGAAACGCGAACGGACAGCCCAACGACATGGTCTCCGTCTACTTGGATTACGCGAACCCAAAGACAGCTCCTGAAGGATGGCATGCGTGTGCACAATTCTGCCTGGCCATTTCGAATCCATGGGATCCCACGATTCAAACATCTAGCC ACGCGCATCATCGATTTGTTGCTGAAGAATGTGATTGGGGATTCACTCGATTTGTCGACTTGCGAAAGTTGTACACAGCGGATCCTGCCAACGGAAAGAATAGACCGACGATTGAGAATGATGAAGTGGAGATTACAGCTTTCGTGCGAGTGTTGAAGGATCCCACGGGCGTTTTGTGGCACAATTTTGTCAA TTACGATTCCAAGAAGGAGACTGGTCATGTTGGTTTGAAGAACCAAGGCGCTACGTGTTACATGAACTCTCTCTTGCAATCTCTTTTCTGTACCAATTATTTCCGAAAA GCTGTCTACCAAATACCCACCGAAGACGACATTCCATCCGAAAGTTTGGCTTTGGCTCTTCAACGCGTATTTTATCACCTTCAGACGTCCAACCAACCCGTAGGAACCACCGAGCTCACAAAATCTTTTGGATGGAAATCCCTCGATTCTTTCATGCAACACGACGTCCAAGAGTTCAGCCGTATCCTTCAAGACAAGTTGGAAatcaagatgaagggaaCTCCTGCCGAAGGCGCCATTCCGAAGCTGTTCAAGGGTCAGATGAAGAACTACATCAAGTGCATCGACGTTGATTTTGAGTCGTCAGTGATTGAAGACTTCTATG ATATCCAGCTTACCATCAAGGGACTGAAGGATTTACGAGCTTCCTTCAAGGAATATGTGTCTGTTGAGACACTCGATGGCGAGAACAAGTATCAAGCGGAGGGACACGGTTTGCAGGCTGCGAGAAAGGGCGTCATTTTCAAATCATTCCCTCCagttcttcatcttcagctGCGCCGTTTTGAATATGACGTAGAGAAGGATGCTTTGGTCAAGATTAATGACCGTCACGAGTTCCCCTTCGAGATTGATTTAGGAGAATTTCTCGATGAGTCGGCCGACCGGGCCCAGTCCCATGTCTATAAGCTCCACGGTGTCCTCGTGCACTCTGGTGATCTTCACGGCGGCCACTATTTCGCTCTCATCAAACCTGAAAAGGATGGTCGCTGGTACAAATTTGATGATGACAGAGTTACGCCCGTCACAGACAAGGAGGTCTTGGAAGACAATTATGGCGGAGACATGTTGAACGGTCTTGtccctcctcatcagaGAACTCAGGCTAGAACTCTCAAAAAGTTCACCAACGCCTACATGTTGGTTTATATAAGGGAAACAGAGCTTGACACAGTGTTGGCTCCCTTTACAGAGAGTGACACACCTCCTCATTTGA AGGCTCGCTTGGATCACGAGAGGGAGCAGCTCGAGGCtaagaagagggagaaggatgaacAGCACCTGTACTTGACAGCCAAAGTCATCACCGACGAAATCTTCTCCCAACACCAAGGTTTCGATCTTGCCTCCTTTGAGGACAAGAATATCCCAGCCACCGACCTGCCTACTTTCCGGGTATTGAAGAATGAGAGCTATCCGACTTTCAAGAGCAGGATTGCTTCCCACTTTAAGATTCCAGAGCGCGACTTCCGTTTGTGGGTACTTGTAAATAGACAAAACAAGACAACGCGACCCGATGTCCCTATCCACGAGAATGACAACACCCAAA CAATGGAAAATATCCGTAATTCAATGGCTGCTCGAGCTTCTGATCTCAAATTATACCTCGACTACAATCCTGACCATGCCAGATTTAACGAG CTGCATGCTGAGGGCAAGGAGCCACCCATCATGATCTTCCTCAAGTGGTTCGACTGTTCTCGTCAGACGCTGTTAGGCCAAGGGAAGGTGTTTGTCGACAAGTACCAAAAAGTTTCAGACTTGTTGGGTATCATACAGGAAAGGATGGGTTGGCCATCTTCAACGCCTATCAAGCTCTACGAG GAAATCAAGGCAGGTATGATTGAGGGAATGAAGTTGAAGCAATCCTTCATTCAAAATGAAATCCAAGACGGAGATATCATCTGTTACCAGGTAGAACTTCCCGAGAAAGA AATTGCCGATTTGGAAGCGCAATCATTGTACTCTAGCGTTCCACAATTCTACGACTTCCTCCAAAACCGAATCCTTGTTCACTTCAAGCCTCGTTATGAAGACAGGGCGGCCAGCGTGCCCGAATTCGATCTCATGCTGAGTAAGAAGATGACGTATGACGTT ATGGCGCACCGAGTTGGGGAATTCCTGAAACACGACCCTTTGAAGTTGAGATTTACCTCGGCTCATAACCAAAACGGTGCTCCTAAAGCTATCGTCAAGCGTTCGTTGAATCAAAGTGTGGCGGATATTACCCAGACCAGCTACTACAACCAGCATGCTCACATCTGCATCTATTACGAGTTACTGGATATCAGTATCATTGAGTTGGAAACGAAAAAATCACTGAAGGTTGTCTGGACAGGAAGACAcaataaagaagaa GCGACACATTCATTCTTATTGCCCAAAACCTGCACGTTCAATGACGTGGCCGATAACATGTTGAAGCTCGTCAAACTCGAACCTAATGGCAGCGGCAAGATTAGAATCTTCGATGTCTCACCCTCTGGTCGATCTCCACGTGAACATACTGGTTCAGAAATGATTGGAAATCTTCCTGAATCAGCTGAGTTATATGCGGAGGAGATTCCCGTTGAAGAGCTACAAGCCGGCGAGGGCACCAAGATTGTGAATGTGTTCCACTACAGCAGAGACCCTTCCAGGACCCATGGTGTTCCCTGCAAATTTGTTTTGCACGAG GGAGAGCCCTTTTCTGAGACCAAAGCACGATTGCAAGAGAGGATCGGTGTTCCTGAAAAGGAATTTGCCAAATATAAGTTCTCTTTAGTGACCTCAACGGTATTCAAGCAACCCTCCATTGTGGAAGAAA ACGACATCATCTATGATCACAAGTGGGCGCCAGATGATGCTCTTGGTCTCGACCATATCGATAGGCGGCCAAACAAGGCGAACGTTGAAAAGGGTATTGTAATGAGATAG
- a CDS encoding cytoplasm protein, putative, with translation MGVLSKFKDQFTQSSPSYDFPPPPPSIPLGPNAVFRYRKQRGVNLGSWFSLEQWICPHVFKGAKPPGQSDYDVASGKDAKRILEEHWDTWITEDDMKWIASRGFNSVRLPIAYYHLCGPLPEVLKGTDFESFRHVFEGAWGRIERAVEMAGAYGLGVLIDLHGAAGAQNPDAHAGLSRGKVSFWDTHANQASTSLALRFLASKFASVPHIVGLELLNEPQNNRKLQSWYSKTIDEVRKVAPPDFPIYCSDAWDTDHYAGWVGSRGDFVVLDHHLYRCFTDEDKCQTGTDHANNLRSGFRGRFAQQCEAAKGSLVVGEWSASLDPRSFPQGMPDGEKDAQRRAFVHAQLEIFESHAAGYWFWTYKKGEGWDAGWSATNASQAEILPGWVGSRQFKGTPPSHIKDQELQNGHKSHADYWAANGGSPNPDMYAPGFSQGWDDALIFLSTQGSPSEMGFVHQWAIRRQAEFESQGHKLGRAAWEWEHGFKQGVEACARCCLA, from the exons ATGGGTGTACTCTCAAAGTTCAAAGATCAATTCACCCAATCCTCCCCTTCTTACGACTttccccctccacctccttcaatCCCTCTCGGCCCTAACGCAGTCTTCCGTTACCGCAAGCAACGAGGTGTCAATTTGGGATCATGGTTTTCTCTGGAGCAGTGGATCTGCCCTCACGTCTTCAAAGGCGCCAAACCCCCTGGCCAAAGTGACTATGATGTGGCTAGTGGGAAGGACGCAAAGAGGATTTTAGAGGAGCACTGGGATACTTGGATCACCGAGGATGATATGAAATGGATTGCATCTAGGGGGTTTAACAGTGTTCGACTACCC ATTGCATACTATCACCTCTGCGGTCCTCTCCCCGAAGTTTTGAAAGGCACTGATTTTGAATCATTTCGCCACGTTTTTGAAGGCGCTTGGGGACGAATCGAGAGAGCGGTCGAGATGGCAGGAGCTTATGGTTTAGGAGTACTTATAG ACCTGCACGGTGCGGCCGGTGCTCAGAATCCggatg CCCATGCCGGCCTTTCTCGCGGCAAAGTATCATTCTGGGATACCCATGCCAACCaagcctccacctcccttGCACTTCGCTTTCTCGCATCCAAGTTCGCTTCCGTCCCCCACATCGTCGGCCTAGAACTCCTCAACGAGCCTCAAAACAACCGCAAACTACAGTCATGGTACAGCAAGACTATCGACGAAGTCCGTAAAGTCGCTCCGCCGGATTTTCCCATCTACTGCTCAGACGCATGGGATACGGATCATTATGCTGGTTGGGTCGGATCGAGAGGCGATTTCGTCGTACTAGACCATCACCTTTACAGATGTTTCACCGATGAGGACAAGTGTCAAACCGGAACAGATCATGCAAACAATCTCAGATCTGGTTTCAGAGGTAGGTTTGCCCAGCAATGCGAAGCCGCCAAAGGATCTCTCGTCGTGGGCGAATGGTCTGCCTCCCTGGACCCTCGGTCCTTCCCTCAAGGAATGCCTGACGGGGAGAAAGACGCTCAGAGACGGGCATTCGTCCACGCCCAGCTCGAGATATTCGAGTCCCACGCGGCGGGGTATTGGTTTTGGACTTACAAGAAAGGTGAAGGATGGGACGCTGGCTGGTCAGCAACCAATGCGAGTCAGGCAGAGATTCTGCCTGGGTGGGTTGGAAGCAGACAGTTCAAAGGGACACCACCCAGTCATATCAAGGATCAAGAGTTGCAGAACGGACATA AATCCCACGCTGATTATTGGGCCGCAAACGGCGGTTCTCCCAATCCAGATATGTACGCTCCCGGATTCTCTCAAGGATGGGACGAtgctctcatcttcttgagcACCCAAGGATCACCTAGCGAGATGGGTTTTGTGCACCAGTGGGCAATAAGGCGTCAAGCAGAGTTTGAAAGCCAGGGGCATAAGCTCGGCCGCGCTGCTTGGGAATGGGAGCACGGCTTCAAGCAAGGGGTTGAAGCTTGTGCTAGGTGCTGTCTGGCTTGA